The sequence AGGCTCGAATGAGTGTATTCTATCATCAGTACATGCACCAAAATCACTTCTGTTTGCGTATGGGCGCAACAGCAGTATTCATAGTTGTAAGTTTTTTGATAGCGATTACAACAACAGTAGAGAACTGAAATGCATTTCCAAATTATTATTTCCTATAGCAAGAAGCTTGAACCCTTCTCTACCTCCTCGATCCGTAGGCGATTTTTCGCATGATAAATACTCGAAAAGATcgaataagaaaagaaagataGGAGGTGAAGATAAGTTTGAGTCCCGTTTAAGAAAACTAAGAAGTATTTTACCCGGAGGGAATGAAATGGGAGATTACGACGAATTGTTTTCTGAAGTAGAAAGCTACATAGTGTGTCTTGAACTGCAGGTGCGTGCTTTACGAGCTCTTGTTCATCCCCAATGTTGAACAATATGGATAATAATCAGTGTCGAGTTAACTAAAACTATGTACTTCATTAGTTAATTTATCCTAGTTCAGATTATGTTTctattttcactttttttttcctgtCATTTTGAATCAATGTAACAGCTCCAAGTTTaattttgagttaacagtataaagtAGGGCCTGCAATACTACATCCACAGTTTAATGATATCTGAAATAGTTACTGGTGGAATGAAATCGAACTCCAGAACAAGGCCTCATTTACTTGATCAGTTGTTCTGCACTGTGGCACCCCATCAAATTACATTGGCTTAAAACCAGTTGCCCGCTATAGCCTACCGTTTTTGTTTTACACACTTTTTTTtcccacaaaattggtcaatcaacccaataacgacaattcctggttgaaaaaaacatgtaaaatttgataccgtTCAAATGGACGAGCATGTAATAATAGATGTAAATAgcttcatcctacccattttcaaatactttttcttatttttaattcatatcaggatgcatccggtttcatcctcgctcttttaagtttaagacaagatgaatccagtttcattcttgctaattttttggtgtccatttcacccatactaatttttgctCGTTCATtagaaatatttggacaaatgacccattttacgttttttctttttctttttggcttggtaattttctttttatcaaGGCCAGAAAAATCATAATTTACAAGTAATAGTAATTACAAGTAGGCCTGAAGGCTCTCAGACTCTTCAAAAGCTAAAGTGGTGACAGACTTCAAAAAGGATTCAAATTGGGCCTTTAACTATACTGGTCGGATTgggatatacccagattaattggggtatatctaATTTTAAAGGGACTCATTTGAAGAGCTAAGCGGGTGTTAAAATGGGTAAAGTTAGAAAAATATTCTTATGCATTCCACTTCATTTTCAGTtcatcttctcctcttctccTCTACCATATCGACGATCAAATTAGTCCCCGTCTTCGTTAAAAACGAttgaaaactcgtcgattaattcgtcataatcgtcgattcgaaaattccCTCGTCGATTAATCTCTTCAGAAATGCATAATCCGAAGCGTATGAAAAATACTTCTAGAAGACCTAGTACTGAAGACCTTGGATTTGGAAAAGTAATTCAAtacaaatataatataaaaacaattgaCGAAGAAGAAATCACTGAAACTGCTGAAACCAAAGAAATGACGCGATTGAGAAAATAAGTgtctacttaaactcactccagtaGTTCAATTTGTTGTTTGCATGTCAAACTAGGGcacaaaatttgaatttttgaatttgcAGTTATGCAGCTGGCAGGGTTTTTGTTCCACGACTATGCCGAATTTTCATGTTTAAGTGTAGTCGTTATCTTCCTAGGTTGAAGATGGTGACGAATTTTCATCATTTGGCGAATATATTTACAGGGTCGTCATGCTATTCAACCTAGAACCTTGCAGAATAGTGACGTAATTTTTAGTCGTCAGGCTTAGAAATCATAAAATGCCGACTAATGCTGTGAAAAAACATGTTTCTCCTGAGTTCCATTTTGTTATGTGATAATTATATAAATGTCCCTTGTTTTGACGGGcttcacaaatatccttatcTCACGATAAATATGGTCCTCTCCATCTATATGCCCATCAGGGGTCCattaatatttattttgtttCCATATTCACCCCTCTTCTTTTAATATGGTTTTAGAGAAAATTGtttctttattttcatttttttcagatCTAAACTTTTTTCTCCTTCTCTCCCTAGAACACCACCAGCATCACCACCGAAGCTTCTGCAATTACCATCACCATCTCCGTCGCCGCCATCGCCACCACCACATCCTCCACTATTAACTGCAGATCTATCATTAGTTACAAAAACTGGTGATGGGTGAATGTGAAAATAATCTTCAAAACCTTATTTTGAGAATTAGATCATTCGATTCAGTTTGATTTCAACTCGGTCCGGCTCAAATTACCTAAAATCGATGATACCAATGTTAGTTCTTAAAGAAATGTATGTACTAATTGGGAAGAGATGATGGAAATCATCATCAATAATTGGATCTGTAGATTCAATCATCAAAACGAATTAAAAGATaagttttatttttgattttcattGTAATTAGTGTCGATTATTAATCTTTAAATTTCAAAATGTAGAGAAGACGAATTAAAGAGATAAATCTAAGATATACAGAAGATAATTTTTTTGGTTACTTTGTTGATTTACACATATATTTTTGCAACTTGTGCTTAACAATCTCTACGTGTTGGTGGTGGTTACCAGGAGATGGTGGTGATTACTTCCCGTTTCCTAAGAAAAAACGTATACAagtgatggtgttggtggtgatTTTATGAGTTGGGTATGTCACTATAGTTTATTATCTATTACTTTTCGCTACTCTAGATCTGTTAACTGTTTGGCATGGTGGTTTGCTCCCTAGTCTACACCAGAAGTGATATTTGAGGTTTTTTACATAATTCATATAGATAATTAAGTTTTGCATGTTTGATTTGTTTAAGACCAAGACTGGTTTCAATACTGGTGGTACTGGGTGTTgttgtagtggtggtggtggttattgTGGCAGGTGTAGTTGTAGTGAAGGTAGTAGAGGTCTTtagtttttatggatcaactaccgttgttgatccaatttatgggatcaactcatatttgttgacaacatttccttggattagtatagtcatgcttgtagtttaaatcatgtttgcTAAAAAAATTAGTTTAATTTCCTTGTAAAAATCTTCAAATGTTGAATTTgtagtgcaatggtagcatgactccacgtcagatgatgcgtgttcaacTCACTCCAAGTTCACTCATTCGTATATGTCATTTTTTGTGTGTGTTAAACTTTGGTTGTTGCAGGCCAAAGATGGTTGTTACAGAGATTTTTGATTCACTGCTCCAACACGAAAGGGCTTGATATGTTGAAGTTGATTCACTacagtgtgttttttttttgcatctttttTAGGTTTCATACTAgttggatgtttttttttttttttttttttaatgttttttggTTTGGACTTGTTATGTTTGTGATGACATACATAAtgatttattttttatgaatgttatttttgtttttcttaaggatatgtcagTTTGCAAGTtccaggtttattggtttttacagGAAGCAAACTTATATAAATGGTGTCAACTCCAACTGTTGATCccattttttgtggatcaacttccattattGATCCCACTTAAAGGGATCAACTTTAGTTGTTGACACTATAATATGGAAACATTGTTCATGGGTTCCACCTTTTTgggtcaacttccattgttgatcccactTATATTGTTGACCCCATTTACTGGGATCAACTTCCACTGTTGACGCAACTAAACTTGAACTTTTTCTAGTTATTtgtatcaactttggttgttgaatcCATTCACCgggatcaacttcgattgttAACAGAAAAAAAGGAATATGTATTAGtagagttatttttgaactttaaatttttggatcaacttcggttgttgacaccgaATTTTGATGGCGGCGACGATGATGGCGACAACGACGGTGGTGGCGGCAACGGTGACAACATCGAcaatggtggtggtagtggtggaatGGTGGTGGCGGAGGCGGTGGTGACAGAGTGGTGGTGGCGGagatgctggtggtggtggtggtggtggtggttgtgaagtaatagagaaataaatttatcaagggataaggtttttaaatgaaaaataatattataaatgaGAATATTAAGGTAATATATTTTTTAATGGATAAGATTTTTTAATGataggggtatatttattgttgtataagggtatatttgttGGGTGTCAAAATTAAGGGCATTTAATTAATATACCATTTTGTTATTATCCATCATGTTATGAGATTACTACCTAGCCGACTACAAATTAGTCGACACTCTATGGattatcgaccctgccgactaaatGCTAACCAAAACCTAGTTTCTCTATAAGATGCCGACTTTTATTTAGTCGTCACATAGTTCCACTGTCGTCCCCGACGACTAATATCTTTTGTATCTTAGTTGTTCCCTTATTCAAGGTTTTACCCTGACGACTAATTGAATTGTATTTCCACAATCTGTAAGATCTTTTGTTATTTCCACAGTACGTAAAATATAACAATCCGTGTTTAGTACGATCCACACTATAAGAAATGCATTTGAGTTCACATGAATcgatttcagttaacgtaccgccaagatttgacggaactaACTATCTGTGGTGAAAATCTGCTATCAAATCTTTTCTTCAGCCACAcgattttaatacttggttattagtcgTTGATGGATATAATTGTCCAAAAATTGATGGATCGGAAACTAAGTTTAAATGCATAGTTGATTATACAAGTGAAGAAAAGGtttttgcaaagcagaattcagatggtttgaatgcaatcatacatgcTGTAAGCCGAGATCTGCAATATCACGATTATGCTTGGGATAATCGTCAGACTGTATTCGATGGAAATACATCAGAAAAAGAAGATAGACTTCAAACCCtcaattctgattgggaaaaccttcgtatggatgataacgatacttttgaagagtttcatgttAATGTCATAGACCTCATTTTCCTGACCAGTTATGGGCACCCCCAGTGGATTTCGGCACCCAGTTTATTATCTTAATTATTGTTTTTTATAATTTTGTTTAGTCGGTAATCGAGTCTGTTCCAAACACAAGTGCAGTGCATGCCTTCCTTGCGTGTGTTGGTATAGGTCTGTACTTTGAATCCTTCTTCTGGTATGAAGAATTATTAATCGAAATTGTTTTTCTCTCTCTCAATTTCTGTTCTCCCCATTATAATCTGTATCTTTAGATATTCCGAGTTGTTTTTGTGCTAATTTGTAGTGTATATCActataattggtatcagagcactcgatCTGAGTGTTCCTGTGTGATTATGGTGACTCAAAAGGAATTTGACGCTTTGAACAAGCGTGTGAATGAATTCTCTAAAGAACAACATGAGGGATTCAAGGATCTTAGCAAAAAACTTGATGAAGCTCAGAACACGGTCTCTCCAGCATTGTTAGCAAGACTGGGAAGTTTATTCGAAACTCAGATGGCATCTTTAGAAGCAAATATTCTTGGTAAAAAGAAAGTAGGAGAAGTATTACTTGATACCCC comes from Papaver somniferum cultivar HN1 chromosome 7, ASM357369v1, whole genome shotgun sequence and encodes:
- the LOC113293243 gene encoding uncharacterized protein LOC113293243, which encodes MEEGAVSKRKRVYTFEPTSTMVLLHGATFSQRYLNTLLSFLVKLDSETRSSTDKQDREIEKIVWFQVDMALVLSTKCMFGWSRALKRKLDQSDTGSNECILSSVHAPKSLLFAYGRNSSIHSCKFFDSDYNNSRELKCISKLLFPIARSLNPSLPPRSVGDFSHDKYSKRSNKKRKIGGEDKFESRLRKLRSILPGGNEMGDYDELFSEVESYIVCLELQVRALRALVHPQC